A window from Toxoplasma gondii ME49 chromosome IX, whole genome shotgun sequence encodes these proteins:
- a CDS encoding electron transfer flavoprotein subunit beta, putative (encoded by transcript TGME49_267820) produces the protein MKGVLDTAVVCVKRTLDYAVKPRVQAGATTMQTEGLKHSINPFCEIAVEEAVRLKERNVVRRVVAVSVGGPGAEDVLRHALAMGVDEAVLITSPFKPDIHLQPLPTAKVLRRFVETQNAQLVLLGKQSIDGDNRQVPQLLAGLLGWPQAICVHQLEVSGAADDPAKTQEERKPMFTATREVDSALQTARFAPPAVVSCDLRLNMPRFATLPNLMKAKKKKISVVAAETLVSEADLAPRLEIVSIAEPPRRKPGQWVANVDELIEKLITEAKVIHS, from the exons ATGAAAGGCGTTCTCGACACTGCTGTCGTATGCGTCAAGAGGACTCTCGACTACGCCGTGAAGCCTCGCGTCCAGGCAGGCGCAACGACGATGCAGACGGAAGGACTCAAGCACTCCATCAATCCCTTCTGCGAAATAGCTGTCGAAGAG gcGGTTCGCCTCAAAGAGCGCAACGTCGTTAGGCGCGtcgtcgccgtctctgtGGGAGGACCAGGCGCA GAGGATGTGCTCAGACACGCACTGGCGATGGGCGTAGACGAAGCCGTCCTGATAACGTCTC CTTTCAAGCCGGACATTCACCTTCAGCCTCTGCCGACAGCAAAGGTTCTGCGGCGCTTCGTTGAGACTCAGAACGCTCAGCTCGTTCTCCTCGGCAAACAG TCGATCGACGGAGACAATCGACAAGTTCCTCAACTTCTCGCCGGCCTGCTCGGATGGCCGCAGGCGATCTGCGTGCACCAGCTGGAAGTCTCTGGAGCCGCAGACGACCcagcgaagacgcaagaagaaaggaaaccgATGTTCACGGCTACGCGCGAAGTCGACAGTGCGCTGCAGACG GCGCGCTTCGCGCCGCCGGCAGTCGTGAGCTGCGACTTGCGTCTCAACATGCCGCGATTTGCCACTCTGCCGAATTTaatgaaggcgaagaagaagaagatttCCGTCGTCGCTGCGGAGACCCTCGTCA GCGAAGCCGATCTCGCGCCGCGCCTCGAAATTGTCAG CATCGCGGAACCTCCGCGGCGTAAACCGGGGCAGTGGGTGGCGAACGTCGACGAGTTGATTGAAAAGCTGATCACCGAAGCGAAAGTTATTCACTCGTGA